The following are encoded in a window of Labrus bergylta chromosome 16, fLabBer1.1, whole genome shotgun sequence genomic DNA:
- the brd4 gene encoding bromodomain-containing protein 4 isoform X6 — translation MDYKMHAKSNDLLDFQKLDALLEKIAHSVSVKRESSEECNGISGALSVESVPGPRLNWCPANTTTPAPAPAPAPGPEPTSNPVRMGDGVDAAQMSGSSSSQGQAQSMGNPPPPEYINPSRPKRQTNQLQYLLKMVVKALWKHQFAWPFHSPVDAIKLNLPDYYTIIKNPMDMGTIKKRLENSYYRNAQECIQDFNQMFSNCYIYNKPGDDIVLMAEALEKAFLQKITEMPQEETEIVVMTGKGRGRGRRDAGLNLKPGAIMDASSTTPQTRGLSNLSAPPQIRAPVQGPPSLPPQPLMQAMPTLVPPMLSSHAPQLGAPYSLGQSDCAPQVPIMTSVPPPAQIVLPPASIQSPAPMLQNSITMTKQRKSQKRKADTTTPTANDQLSESSPAESKSGKTLPRRESTRPTKLLKKEAPDSQHQIGTGIGLGAPSGGHSPKPQDQLGYCASLVRDMLSKKHAAYAWPFYSPVDVDALGLHDYHEIIKHPMDLSSIKAKLENRQYREPQEFAADVRLMFSNCYKYNPPDHEVVAMARKLQDVFEMRFAKMPDEPESKPLVSNPAPSLHHPAPVKPQPPLAHVASSSDSSSDSSSESESSTDDSEEERAQRLAELQEQLKAVHEQLAALSQPQASKPKRKEKEKKDKKKDKYKKKGGMPGLIDEIQDVTPVPQLSKKTKTNNNNIKEVVPKKKPSKKEGMKINHPSNLQPIPSLEDDLVGAGSSVSGEKCKPMTYEEKRQLSLDINKLPGDKLGRVVHIIQSREPSLKNSNPDEIEIDFETLKPSTLRELERYVSTCLRKKKKVAVEKPLESMATSKKVGSSSESSGSSTDSEAEGTGMIKQQKKKSQSVKDGKKTHSHVQSGPAQMGLHSQAAGLQSNSQLKHLQQQHQPSPAGFIVPPVAALESSQLLETSFESLPPFGQPLMHLSHHTGNSSSPAPPHLNTHSAGPVSPETHPFLNQHPILTSPALHSTMPQQPSRPSHKAAPLHPKPPQQQPTTPQQQPTLQQPQPQQQQQQQQQQQQQQQQQQQQQQQQQQQQQQQQQQQQQLQPQPQPQPPQHQLSSQILHPPQPLHQRPMSPPTLTPQGLLSSQPPQMLLEDDEEPGSTTPMNQVQLYLQQFQQARQPQQSMQSLQVQARQQQQQQIQPQPGQASLLQSVQAQSQLSSQPTLPLPQLPVQSQAQPAPSHQAPSQHMPLHQARHMQHVQQQPQQLNYQQGPGLAGQSQGSQHKVSMPTNKAQQIIQQQPEQPSPRMTKADPYNTGNVRDNPSPLMMHSPQLPQYPPVSHHSPPHNMQSKKRAPGSQGGLKEDKRPLSPVMRGEPFNPAMRPEHHKHPDCKPSQPSHGQQNVKSMDSSRPVIRSSEPSGPPSSLQNKDKFKQESKAPVSSKKVQDVKLKNMGSWASLAQKSTSTPLSAVKSSSDSFEQFRRAAREKEEREKALKAQAEQAEKDRLRREQDKLRGRDDDDVIEPSRRVHEEPRRRPEQHIQAPSQQQQQQQQQQQQQEPQPTPIQQPPQPPTPPQPSAQNPLDEQREQARRREQERRRQEARAATIDMNFQSDLMAIFEENLF, via the exons ATGGATTACAAGATGCATGCCAAGTCAAATGATTTGCTGGATTTTCAAAAACTGGACGCCCTTCTGGAAAAAATTGCACATTCAGTTTCTGTGAAAAG AGAGTCCAGCGAGGAGTGCAATGGGATCAGCGGTGCTCTGTCAGTGGAGTCTGTGCCGGGGCCAAGACTGAACTGGTGTCCTGCCAACACCACAACCCCTGCCCCTGCTCCAGCTCCCGCTCCGGGGCCCGAGCCCACGTCCAACCCTGTTAGAATGGGGGACGGCGTGGATGCAGCGCAGATGtcgggcagcagcagcagccagggGCAGGCCCAGTCAATGggcaaccccccacccccagaGTATATTAATCCCAGTAGGCCAAAGCGCCAGACCAATCAGCTGCAATACCTGCTCAAGATGGTGGTAAAAGCCCTCTGGAAGCACCAGTTTGCCTGGCCCTTTCATTCACCCGTGGATGCAATAAAACTTAACTTGCCT GACTACTACACAATAATCAAAAATCCTATGGATATGGGAACAATCAAGAAAAGGCTTGAGAACAGTTACTACAGGAATGCCCAAGAATGTATTCAAGACTTCAACCAGATGTTTTCAAACTGCTACATATACAACAAG CCTGGAGATGACATTGTTTTAATGGCTGAGGCTCTGGAGAAGGCTTTCCTTCAAAAGATCACAGAAATGCCTCAGGAAGAAACAGAGATTGTTGTCATGACAGGGAAGGGACGTGGCAGGGGCCGAAGGGATGCAG GTCTGAACTTAAAACCTGGGGCCATCATGGATGCATCGTCCACGACTCCTCAAACACGCGGTCTGTCAAATCTCTCAGCACCACCCCAAATCAGAGCACCAGTGCAGGGTCCGCCTTCACTACCTCCCCAGCCTTTGATGCAGGCCATGCCAACCCTAGTGCCCCCAATGTTGTCAAGCCATGCGCCACAGCTTGGCGCTCCCTACTCCCTGGGCCAATCAGACTGTGCTCCCCAAGTTCCCATCATGACTTCTGTGCCTCCCCCTGCTCAGATTGTCCTTCCCCCAGCATCCATCCAGAGCCCTGCCCCCATGCTGCAGAACTCTATAACTATGACCAAA CAAAGAAAGAGCCAGAAAAGGAAAGCAGACACTACAACTCCCACAGCGAATGACCAACTGAGTGAGTCTTCACCAGCAGAGTCTAAATCTGGGAAGACGCTGCCCAGGCGAGAGAGTACCCGACCTACAAAACTTCTAAAGAAGGAAGCTCCAGACTCCCAGCATCAAATAGGCACTGGGATAGGACTGGGTGCACCTAGTGGAGGTCATAGCCCAAAACCACAGGATCAACTGGGATACTGCGCAAGCTTGGTTAGGGACATGCTGTCCAAGAAGCATGCTGCTTATGCCTGGCCTTTTTACTCACCTGTTGACGTGGATGCACTGGGACTACATGATTATCATGAAATCATTAAACATCCAATGGACCTCAGCTCCATCAAG GCTAAGTTGGAGAACAGGCAATACCGGGAACCCCAGGAGTTTGCTGCTGATGTACGATTAATGTTTTCTAACTGCTACAAGTATAATCCACCAGACCATGAGGTGGTAGCTATGGCACGGAAGCTACAG GATGTCTTTGAAATGCGCTTTGCCAAGATGCCAGATGAACCTGAGAGCAAGCCTCTCGTTTCTAACCCAGCCCCTAGTCTTCACCATCCTGCCCCTGTTAAGCCCCAGCCACCTCTCGCCCATGTCGCCTCGTCTTCAGACAGCTCCAGTGACTCGTCTTCCGAATCTGAATCTTCAACAGATGactctgaagaggaaagagcTCAGAGATTGGCTGAGCTTCAGGAACAG TTGAAAGCTGTCCACGAGCAGCTGGCTGCCCTGTCCCAACCACAAGCCAGCAAACCAAAGcgaaaagagaaggaaaaaaaggataaGAAAAAAGACAAGTATAAGAAGAAAGGGGGCATGCCTGGCCTTATAGACGAGATCCAGGATGTTACACCTGTTCCACAGCTGTCCAAGAAGACAAAGACCAATaacaataacatcaaagaaGTTGTACCCAAGAAGAAACCCAG tAAAAAGGAAGGGATGAAAATCAACCATCCCTCCAACCTACAGCCAATTCCCAGCCTAGAAGACGACCTGGTGGGAGCTGGGTCATCTGTTTCGGGGGAAAAGTGCAAGCCTATGACATACGAGGAGAAGAGGCAGCTTAGCTTGGACATCAACAAGCTTCCGGGTGACAAGCTTGGCCGTGTAGTGCATATCATCCAGTCCAGAGAGCCTTCACTAAAAAATTCAAACCCAGATGAGATTGAGATTGACTTTGAGACACTGAAGCCTTCCACTCTACGTGAACTTGAGAGATATGTCTCTACCTGTCTTcgcaagaagaaaaaagttgCAG ttgaGAAGCCTTTGGAGTCCATGGCTACATCCAAAAAAGTTGGATCCTCCTCAGAGAGTAGTGGCTCCAGCACAGATAGTGAAGCAGAGGGCACAG gaatgataaagcagcagaagaagaagagtcagTCTGTGAAGGATGGGAAGAAGACGCATTCTCACGTTCAGAGTGGCCCTGCTCAGATGGGACTTCATTCCCAAGCTGCAGGACTTCAGTCCAACAGTCAGTTAAAACACCTTCAGCAACAGCATCAACCATCTCCTGCAGGCTTTATTGTACCCCCTGTAGCTGCCCTGGAGTCTTCACAGTTACTGGAGACTAGCTTTGAGTCCCTGCCACCTTTTGGACAGCCTCTCATGCATCTATCCCACCACACAGGCAACTCTTCCTCACCTGCACCACCACATCTCAACACTCACTCTGCTGGGCCAGTGTCTCCTGAGACCCACCCCTTCCTCAACCAGCATCCCATCCTAACATCTCCAG CCTTGCACAGTACCATGCCTCAGCAGCCTTCTCGACCTAGTCACAAGGCAGCCCCACTTCATCCCAAACCCCCTCAGCAGCAACCAACAACTCCCCAACAGCAGCCAACCCTGCAGCAGCCGCAGCcgcaacaacagcaacaacagcaacaacagcaacaacagcaacaacagcaacaacaacaacaacaacaacaacaacaacaacaacaacaacaacaacagcagcagcagcagcagcttcagcccCAGCCCCAGCCTCAACCTCCGCAGCACCAGCTCTCTTCTCAGATCCTCCACCCTCCTCAACCCCTTCACCAGCGGCCCATGTCCCCTCCAACACTCACACCCCAGGGCTTGCTGTCTTCCCAACCTCCCCAGATGCTGCTTGAGGATGACGAAGAGCCAGGGTCTACAACACCTATGAACCAAGTACAATTATACCTGCAGCAGTTCCAGCAAGCCCGCCAGCCTCAGCAGTCCATGCAGTCGCTACAGGTGCAGGCTCGtcagcaacagcagcaacaaataCAACCCCAGCCAGGACAGGCTTCTCTTCTACAATCTGTTCAGGCACAATCGCAACTCTCCTCCCAACCCACACTGCCTCTTCCCCAGCTTCCTGTTCAGTCCCAGGCTCAACCAGCCCCATCACATCAGGCACCATCCCAACACATGCCTCTGCACCAAGCCCGCCACATGCAGCAcgttcagcagcaaccacagcAGCTTAACTACCAGCAGGGTCCTGGACTAGCTGGTCAGTCCCAGGGATCACAACACAAGGTATCCATGCCCACCAACAAAGCACAGCAGATCATCCAACAGCAACCAGAACAGCCCTCCCCTCGCATGACCAAGGCAGACCCTTACAACACCG GTAACGTAAGGGACAACCCTTCCCCTCTAATGATGCATTCCCCACAACTCCCTCAGTACCCACCTGTCTCTCACCATTCTCCCCCTCACAACATGCAGTCCAAAAAG AGGGCCCCTGGAAGTCAAGGTGGATTAAAAGAGGACAAACGTCCTCTATCACCAGTGATGAGAGGGGAGCCATTTAACCCTGCAATGAGACCAGAACATCACAAACATCCTGATTGCAAGCCTTCTCAACCAAGCCATGGCCAACAAA ATGTGAAGTCCATGGACAGCTCGCGACCTGTCATCCGGTCCTCTGAGCCCAGTGGCCCACCCTCCTCACTGCAAAACAAGGATAAGTTCAAGCAAGAATCCAAGGCCCCCGTTTCCTCCAAAAAAGTACAA GATGTAAAACTGAAGAATATGGGCTCATGGGCAAGTCTGGCACAAAAGTCCACATCTACGCCTTTATCTGCGGTGAAGTCATCGAGTGACAGCTTTGAGCAGTTCCGTCGTGCTGCCcgggagaaagaggagagggagaaagccCTTAAGGCCCAAGCCGAGCAGGCGGAAAAAGACAGACTACGGAGAGAGCAGGATAAACTACG aggtAGAGATGATGATGACGTCATAGAGCCAAGCAGAAGGGTGCATGAGGAGCCACGCAGGCGTCCGGAGCAGCACATCCAAGCTccttcacaacaacaacagcagcagcagcagcagcagcagcagcaggagcccCAGCCGACCCCCATTCAGCAACCTCCTCAACCTCCCACACCACCTCAGCCCTCTGCTCAGAACCCACTAGATGAGCAGAGAGAACAAGCACGTcgcagagagcaggagaggagaaggcAAGAAGCG AGGGCAGCAACTATTGACATGAATTTCCAAAGTGACTTAATGGCTATCTTTGAGGAGAACCTGTTTTGA
- the brd4 gene encoding bromodomain-containing protein 4 isoform X3, whose translation MDYKMHAKSNDLLDFQKLDALLEKIAHSVSVKRESSEECNGISGALSVESVPGPRLNWCPANTTTPAPAPAPAPGPEPTSNPVRMGDGVDAAQMSGSSSSQGQAQSMGNPPPPEYINPSRPKRQTNQLQYLLKMVVKALWKHQFAWPFHSPVDAIKLNLPDYYTIIKNPMDMGTIKKRLENSYYRNAQECIQDFNQMFSNCYIYNKPGDDIVLMAEALEKAFLQKITEMPQEETEIVVMTGKGRGRGRRDAGLNLKPGAIMDASSTTPQTRGLSNLSAPPQIRAPVQGPPSLPPQPLMQAMPTLVPPMLSSHAPQLGAPYSLGQSDCAPQVPIMTSVPPPAQIVLPPASIQSPAPMLQNSITMTKQRKSQKRKADTTTPTANDQLSESSPAESKSGKTLPRRESTRPTKLLKKEAPDSQHQIGTGIGLGAPSGGHSPKPQDQLGYCASLVRDMLSKKHAAYAWPFYSPVDVDALGLHDYHEIIKHPMDLSSIKAKLENRQYREPQEFAADVRLMFSNCYKYNPPDHEVVAMARKLQDVFEMRFAKMPDEPESKPLVSNPAPSLHHPAPVKPQPPLAHVASSSDSSSDSSSESESSTDDSEEERAQRLAELQEQLKAVHEQLAALSQPQASKPKRKEKEKKDKKKDKYKKKGGMPGLIDEIQDVTPVPQLSKKTKTNNNNIKEVVPKKKPSKKEGMKINHPSNLQPIPSLEDDLVGAGSSVSGEKCKPMTYEEKRQLSLDINKLPGDKLGRVVHIIQSREPSLKNSNPDEIEIDFETLKPSTLRELERYVSTCLRKKKKVAVEKPLESMATSKKVGSSSESSGSSTDSEAEGTGMIKQQKKKSQSVKDGKKTHSHVQSGPAQMGLHSQAAGLQSNSQLKHLQQQHQPSPAGFIVPPVAALESSQLLETSFESLPPFGQPLMHLSHHTGNSSSPAPPHLNTHSAGPVSPETHPFLNQHPILTSPALHSTMPQQPSRPSHKAAPLHPKPPQQQPTTPQQQPTLQQPQPQQQQQQQQQQQQQQQQQQQQQQQQQQQQQQQQQQQQQLQPQPQPQPPQHQLSSQILHPPQPLHQRPMSPPTLTPQGLLSSQPPQMLLEDDEEPGSTTPMNQVQLYLQQFQQARQPQQSMQSLQVQARQQQQQQIQPQPGQASLLQSVQAQSQLSSQPTLPLPQLPVQSQAQPAPSHQAPSQHMPLHQARHMQHVQQQPQQLNYQQGPGLAGQSQGSQHKVSMPTNKAQQIIQQQPEQPSPRMTKADPYNTGNVRDNPSPLMMHSPQLPQYPPVSHHSPPHNMQSKKQRAPGSQGGLKEDKRPLSPVMRGEPFNPAMRPEHHKHPDCKPSQPSHGQQNVKSMDSSRPVIRSSEPSGPPSSLQNKDKFKQESKAPVSSKKVQDVKLKNMGSWASLAQKSTSTPLSAVKSSSDSFEQFRRAAREKEEREKALKAQAEQAEKDRLRREQDKLRGRDDDDVIEPSRRVHEEPRRRPEQHIQAPSQQQQQQQQQQQQQEPQPTPIQQPPQPPTPPQPSAQNPLDEQREQARRREQERRRQEARAATIDMNFQSDLMAIFEENLF comes from the exons ATGGATTACAAGATGCATGCCAAGTCAAATGATTTGCTGGATTTTCAAAAACTGGACGCCCTTCTGGAAAAAATTGCACATTCAGTTTCTGTGAAAAG AGAGTCCAGCGAGGAGTGCAATGGGATCAGCGGTGCTCTGTCAGTGGAGTCTGTGCCGGGGCCAAGACTGAACTGGTGTCCTGCCAACACCACAACCCCTGCCCCTGCTCCAGCTCCCGCTCCGGGGCCCGAGCCCACGTCCAACCCTGTTAGAATGGGGGACGGCGTGGATGCAGCGCAGATGtcgggcagcagcagcagccagggGCAGGCCCAGTCAATGggcaaccccccacccccagaGTATATTAATCCCAGTAGGCCAAAGCGCCAGACCAATCAGCTGCAATACCTGCTCAAGATGGTGGTAAAAGCCCTCTGGAAGCACCAGTTTGCCTGGCCCTTTCATTCACCCGTGGATGCAATAAAACTTAACTTGCCT GACTACTACACAATAATCAAAAATCCTATGGATATGGGAACAATCAAGAAAAGGCTTGAGAACAGTTACTACAGGAATGCCCAAGAATGTATTCAAGACTTCAACCAGATGTTTTCAAACTGCTACATATACAACAAG CCTGGAGATGACATTGTTTTAATGGCTGAGGCTCTGGAGAAGGCTTTCCTTCAAAAGATCACAGAAATGCCTCAGGAAGAAACAGAGATTGTTGTCATGACAGGGAAGGGACGTGGCAGGGGCCGAAGGGATGCAG GTCTGAACTTAAAACCTGGGGCCATCATGGATGCATCGTCCACGACTCCTCAAACACGCGGTCTGTCAAATCTCTCAGCACCACCCCAAATCAGAGCACCAGTGCAGGGTCCGCCTTCACTACCTCCCCAGCCTTTGATGCAGGCCATGCCAACCCTAGTGCCCCCAATGTTGTCAAGCCATGCGCCACAGCTTGGCGCTCCCTACTCCCTGGGCCAATCAGACTGTGCTCCCCAAGTTCCCATCATGACTTCTGTGCCTCCCCCTGCTCAGATTGTCCTTCCCCCAGCATCCATCCAGAGCCCTGCCCCCATGCTGCAGAACTCTATAACTATGACCAAA CAAAGAAAGAGCCAGAAAAGGAAAGCAGACACTACAACTCCCACAGCGAATGACCAACTGAGTGAGTCTTCACCAGCAGAGTCTAAATCTGGGAAGACGCTGCCCAGGCGAGAGAGTACCCGACCTACAAAACTTCTAAAGAAGGAAGCTCCAGACTCCCAGCATCAAATAGGCACTGGGATAGGACTGGGTGCACCTAGTGGAGGTCATAGCCCAAAACCACAGGATCAACTGGGATACTGCGCAAGCTTGGTTAGGGACATGCTGTCCAAGAAGCATGCTGCTTATGCCTGGCCTTTTTACTCACCTGTTGACGTGGATGCACTGGGACTACATGATTATCATGAAATCATTAAACATCCAATGGACCTCAGCTCCATCAAG GCTAAGTTGGAGAACAGGCAATACCGGGAACCCCAGGAGTTTGCTGCTGATGTACGATTAATGTTTTCTAACTGCTACAAGTATAATCCACCAGACCATGAGGTGGTAGCTATGGCACGGAAGCTACAG GATGTCTTTGAAATGCGCTTTGCCAAGATGCCAGATGAACCTGAGAGCAAGCCTCTCGTTTCTAACCCAGCCCCTAGTCTTCACCATCCTGCCCCTGTTAAGCCCCAGCCACCTCTCGCCCATGTCGCCTCGTCTTCAGACAGCTCCAGTGACTCGTCTTCCGAATCTGAATCTTCAACAGATGactctgaagaggaaagagcTCAGAGATTGGCTGAGCTTCAGGAACAG TTGAAAGCTGTCCACGAGCAGCTGGCTGCCCTGTCCCAACCACAAGCCAGCAAACCAAAGcgaaaagagaaggaaaaaaaggataaGAAAAAAGACAAGTATAAGAAGAAAGGGGGCATGCCTGGCCTTATAGACGAGATCCAGGATGTTACACCTGTTCCACAGCTGTCCAAGAAGACAAAGACCAATaacaataacatcaaagaaGTTGTACCCAAGAAGAAACCCAG tAAAAAGGAAGGGATGAAAATCAACCATCCCTCCAACCTACAGCCAATTCCCAGCCTAGAAGACGACCTGGTGGGAGCTGGGTCATCTGTTTCGGGGGAAAAGTGCAAGCCTATGACATACGAGGAGAAGAGGCAGCTTAGCTTGGACATCAACAAGCTTCCGGGTGACAAGCTTGGCCGTGTAGTGCATATCATCCAGTCCAGAGAGCCTTCACTAAAAAATTCAAACCCAGATGAGATTGAGATTGACTTTGAGACACTGAAGCCTTCCACTCTACGTGAACTTGAGAGATATGTCTCTACCTGTCTTcgcaagaagaaaaaagttgCAG ttgaGAAGCCTTTGGAGTCCATGGCTACATCCAAAAAAGTTGGATCCTCCTCAGAGAGTAGTGGCTCCAGCACAGATAGTGAAGCAGAGGGCACAG gaatgataaagcagcagaagaagaagagtcagTCTGTGAAGGATGGGAAGAAGACGCATTCTCACGTTCAGAGTGGCCCTGCTCAGATGGGACTTCATTCCCAAGCTGCAGGACTTCAGTCCAACAGTCAGTTAAAACACCTTCAGCAACAGCATCAACCATCTCCTGCAGGCTTTATTGTACCCCCTGTAGCTGCCCTGGAGTCTTCACAGTTACTGGAGACTAGCTTTGAGTCCCTGCCACCTTTTGGACAGCCTCTCATGCATCTATCCCACCACACAGGCAACTCTTCCTCACCTGCACCACCACATCTCAACACTCACTCTGCTGGGCCAGTGTCTCCTGAGACCCACCCCTTCCTCAACCAGCATCCCATCCTAACATCTCCAG CCTTGCACAGTACCATGCCTCAGCAGCCTTCTCGACCTAGTCACAAGGCAGCCCCACTTCATCCCAAACCCCCTCAGCAGCAACCAACAACTCCCCAACAGCAGCCAACCCTGCAGCAGCCGCAGCcgcaacaacagcaacaacagcaacaacagcaacaacagcaacaacagcaacaacaacaacaacaacaacaacaacaacaacaacaacaacaacaacagcagcagcagcagcagcttcagcccCAGCCCCAGCCTCAACCTCCGCAGCACCAGCTCTCTTCTCAGATCCTCCACCCTCCTCAACCCCTTCACCAGCGGCCCATGTCCCCTCCAACACTCACACCCCAGGGCTTGCTGTCTTCCCAACCTCCCCAGATGCTGCTTGAGGATGACGAAGAGCCAGGGTCTACAACACCTATGAACCAAGTACAATTATACCTGCAGCAGTTCCAGCAAGCCCGCCAGCCTCAGCAGTCCATGCAGTCGCTACAGGTGCAGGCTCGtcagcaacagcagcaacaaataCAACCCCAGCCAGGACAGGCTTCTCTTCTACAATCTGTTCAGGCACAATCGCAACTCTCCTCCCAACCCACACTGCCTCTTCCCCAGCTTCCTGTTCAGTCCCAGGCTCAACCAGCCCCATCACATCAGGCACCATCCCAACACATGCCTCTGCACCAAGCCCGCCACATGCAGCAcgttcagcagcaaccacagcAGCTTAACTACCAGCAGGGTCCTGGACTAGCTGGTCAGTCCCAGGGATCACAACACAAGGTATCCATGCCCACCAACAAAGCACAGCAGATCATCCAACAGCAACCAGAACAGCCCTCCCCTCGCATGACCAAGGCAGACCCTTACAACACCG GTAACGTAAGGGACAACCCTTCCCCTCTAATGATGCATTCCCCACAACTCCCTCAGTACCCACCTGTCTCTCACCATTCTCCCCCTCACAACATGCAGTCCAAAAAG CAGAGGGCCCCTGGAAGTCAAGGTGGATTAAAAGAGGACAAACGTCCTCTATCACCAGTGATGAGAGGGGAGCCATTTAACCCTGCAATGAGACCAGAACATCACAAACATCCTGATTGCAAGCCTTCTCAACCAAGCCATGGCCAACAAA ATGTGAAGTCCATGGACAGCTCGCGACCTGTCATCCGGTCCTCTGAGCCCAGTGGCCCACCCTCCTCACTGCAAAACAAGGATAAGTTCAAGCAAGAATCCAAGGCCCCCGTTTCCTCCAAAAAAGTACAA GATGTAAAACTGAAGAATATGGGCTCATGGGCAAGTCTGGCACAAAAGTCCACATCTACGCCTTTATCTGCGGTGAAGTCATCGAGTGACAGCTTTGAGCAGTTCCGTCGTGCTGCCcgggagaaagaggagagggagaaagccCTTAAGGCCCAAGCCGAGCAGGCGGAAAAAGACAGACTACGGAGAGAGCAGGATAAACTACG aggtAGAGATGATGATGACGTCATAGAGCCAAGCAGAAGGGTGCATGAGGAGCCACGCAGGCGTCCGGAGCAGCACATCCAAGCTccttcacaacaacaacagcagcagcagcagcagcagcagcagcaggagcccCAGCCGACCCCCATTCAGCAACCTCCTCAACCTCCCACACCACCTCAGCCCTCTGCTCAGAACCCACTAGATGAGCAGAGAGAACAAGCACGTcgcagagagcaggagaggagaaggcAAGAAGCG AGGGCAGCAACTATTGACATGAATTTCCAAAGTGACTTAATGGCTATCTTTGAGGAGAACCTGTTTTGA